From Sinorhizobium sp. RAC02, a single genomic window includes:
- a CDS encoding DMT family transporter, which produces MSQITRSQHARFALIALLIGGAAIGGSPIFVRLSEVGPLATGFWRVSLALLPFLLISRVTKEADERPSGLRDYVVLLLPGAFLAIDLVAWHLSLHMTSVANATLLANLAPVFVTLGSWLVFRTRITPIFLTGLALALAGIVVLKGGPAAIGGGQLAGDATAIVAAIFYACYMLAIGHVRSRFSTLRIMVWTTFSAAICMLPIALFFEGSLMPVTLFGWAMVVGLAFISHVSGQGLVTYALAYLPTAFSSLTLLLQPVVAAILAWLVLSEPVGMMQAVGGLIVLAGILVARRG; this is translated from the coding sequence TTGTCCCAGATTACCCGCTCCCAGCACGCCCGCTTTGCTCTCATCGCTCTCCTGATCGGTGGTGCGGCCATTGGCGGGTCGCCTATTTTCGTCCGCTTGTCCGAAGTAGGGCCGCTGGCGACGGGCTTCTGGCGTGTCTCGCTGGCGCTGCTGCCCTTCTTGCTGATCTCACGTGTCACGAAGGAGGCGGACGAGCGGCCTTCTGGGCTGCGGGACTACGTCGTCCTGCTCCTTCCGGGCGCTTTCCTCGCCATCGACCTTGTCGCATGGCACCTCTCGCTGCACATGACCTCGGTCGCCAACGCGACATTGCTCGCCAATCTGGCGCCGGTCTTCGTGACGCTCGGCTCCTGGCTGGTTTTCCGCACACGCATCACCCCCATATTCCTGACGGGGCTCGCGCTGGCGCTGGCCGGCATCGTCGTCCTGAAGGGCGGACCGGCGGCCATTGGCGGCGGGCAGCTTGCGGGCGACGCGACGGCCATCGTCGCCGCCATATTCTACGCCTGCTACATGCTGGCGATCGGCCATGTCCGGTCGCGCTTCTCGACACTGCGCATCATGGTGTGGACGACGTTTTCGGCTGCCATCTGCATGCTGCCCATTGCCTTGTTCTTCGAAGGCAGCCTGATGCCGGTCACGCTCTTCGGCTGGGCAATGGTCGTCGGCCTCGCCTTTATCAGCCATGTCAGCGGTCAGGGGCTCGTTACCTACGCGCTGGCCTATCTACCGACCGCCTTTTCCTCCTTGACCTTGCTATTGCAGCCCGTCGTCGCCGCAATCCTTGCCTGGCTCGTGCTTTCCGAACCGGTCGGCATGATGCAGGCCGTGGGCGGGTTGATCGTGCTTGCGGGCATTCTTGTCGCGCGGCGCGGATGA
- a CDS encoding adenylate cyclase, translating to MIYAAYSGAEGSRPDTIACRGQLARIRQSAAFDATERECRLLEYVVEETLAGRGNRIKAYSIALEVFGRSDAFDPQADPIVRIAASHLRRALERYYLTSGKADPIVIGIPKGSYVPSFSIKSIPNDGQPNVDEQRCANGGTLERCAGSPMRPPPGAQDVRAQLQRLDSSLEFPKTGRVGLFLTYIVEETLAGREARIKGHSIAIEVFKRSESFSQDDPVVRIEAGRLRRALERYYLVAGQNDPVRINVPKGGYVPVFSWHNESSEAPPRNQLRPFERAGPTTGALWQGRSRLLFAIVAIAGLGASAHGISRWTIEDTAIQQADMLGVGLPTLIIAPFANLGNGPDAQIHTNGLTEELLTALPRFKEIRVLSRETSQSLPSDVGMSQARDGGAAPYLLSGGVQTTGSRIRVTARLLDTSNGAILWSKDYENDLRSRDLFAIQTDVANKVAATIAQPYGIIAQASNTKLPPDDLGVYACTLNFYTYRKALSAERHADVRNCLEGAVARYPGYATAWAILSVLYLDEERFGFNPKSDDAAPLQRALQAARSAIQLDPANVRGLQALMTALFFDRQVAEAIRVGEQALAANPNDTELIGEFGTRLAIAGQWDRGAALLDQALALNPGGDGHYHGTRVLAAHMLGDSQAAVFGAGLREDARQASKTFTRMRPDFLRNIAAELKIGKIPSKDQVSLLSVFRKAGMPVSGSVAPVRGSAAAVFSSP from the coding sequence ATGATTTATGCTGCCTATTCTGGGGCGGAAGGATCGCGACCAGACACCATCGCGTGCCGCGGCCAACTCGCGCGGATAAGACAGAGCGCTGCCTTCGATGCAACCGAACGCGAGTGCCGCTTGCTCGAATATGTGGTCGAGGAGACACTGGCGGGCCGGGGCAATCGTATAAAGGCCTATAGCATAGCGCTCGAGGTGTTCGGGCGAAGCGATGCCTTCGATCCACAGGCTGATCCCATTGTACGCATTGCCGCCAGCCACCTCCGCCGTGCCCTGGAGCGATACTACCTGACGTCCGGCAAAGCCGATCCGATCGTCATCGGCATTCCCAAGGGCAGTTACGTTCCGAGCTTCTCCATAAAAAGCATACCGAACGATGGGCAGCCCAATGTAGACGAGCAGCGATGCGCGAATGGAGGCACACTCGAACGATGCGCCGGGTCGCCTATGCGCCCTCCGCCGGGAGCGCAGGATGTTCGCGCTCAGCTACAGCGTCTCGATTCAAGCCTCGAATTTCCCAAAACGGGACGAGTGGGCCTTTTCCTGACCTATATCGTCGAAGAAACGCTGGCCGGGCGCGAAGCGCGAATTAAAGGGCATTCCATCGCGATCGAGGTGTTCAAGCGATCGGAGAGTTTCTCGCAGGACGATCCCGTCGTGCGGATCGAAGCGGGCAGGCTACGGCGCGCACTGGAACGCTATTATCTGGTTGCCGGGCAGAACGATCCTGTAAGGATCAACGTGCCGAAAGGCGGATATGTTCCAGTCTTTTCCTGGCACAACGAGAGTTCGGAGGCACCGCCCCGCAACCAGCTCCGGCCGTTTGAACGCGCCGGCCCGACCACTGGCGCGCTCTGGCAGGGCAGAAGCCGATTGCTGTTTGCGATTGTTGCCATCGCCGGCCTGGGCGCCTCCGCCCACGGGATCAGCCGCTGGACGATAGAGGACACAGCGATCCAGCAGGCTGATATGCTGGGGGTTGGACTCCCAACGCTCATAATCGCCCCCTTTGCCAACCTCGGCAACGGTCCCGACGCCCAAATCCATACAAACGGCTTGACAGAAGAACTGCTGACCGCTCTCCCCCGGTTCAAGGAGATAAGGGTGCTCAGCCGCGAAACGTCCCAATCCCTGCCGTCGGATGTCGGCATGTCGCAGGCTCGGGATGGCGGTGCTGCGCCCTATCTGCTCTCCGGTGGCGTGCAGACGACCGGCAGCCGCATCCGGGTGACGGCAAGGCTTCTTGATACCAGCAATGGTGCAATCCTGTGGTCGAAGGACTATGAGAATGACCTGCGCTCCCGCGACCTCTTCGCCATACAGACCGACGTGGCAAACAAGGTGGCGGCGACCATCGCGCAGCCATACGGCATTATTGCCCAGGCAAGTAACACCAAACTGCCGCCCGATGATCTTGGGGTCTATGCCTGCACCTTGAACTTCTACACATATCGCAAGGCGTTGAGCGCGGAGCGTCATGCAGACGTTCGTAACTGTCTGGAGGGGGCTGTCGCACGCTATCCTGGATACGCCACTGCCTGGGCAATCCTTTCCGTTCTCTATCTCGATGAGGAGCGGTTTGGGTTCAATCCGAAATCCGATGACGCTGCACCTCTGCAACGAGCACTTCAGGCAGCACGCTCCGCCATCCAGCTGGACCCCGCCAACGTTCGTGGCCTTCAGGCGCTGATGACGGCGCTGTTCTTCGATCGGCAAGTAGCCGAGGCGATACGGGTCGGAGAACAGGCACTGGCGGCAAATCCGAACGATACGGAACTGATCGGGGAATTCGGAACCAGGCTGGCCATCGCTGGGCAATGGGACCGAGGTGCGGCACTTCTGGATCAGGCGCTTGCCCTCAACCCGGGCGGGGACGGACATTATCACGGAACCCGCGTGCTCGCGGCCCATATGCTTGGTGACTCTCAGGCGGCAGTCTTCGGCGCCGGACTGCGGGAGGACGCGCGACAGGCAAGCAAGACATTCACTCGGATGCGGCCGGATTTCCTCCGGAACATTGCGGCGGAGCTCAAGATAGGAAAGATCCCGTCAAAGGATCAGGTCAGTCTGCTCTCAGTGTTTCGCAAAGCGGGAATGCCCGTATCCGGCAGCGTCGCTCCCGTCAGGGGTTCAGCAGCAGCCGTTTTTTCTTCTCCTTGA
- a CDS encoding 2'-5' RNA ligase family protein encodes MKAPVIITARIEQADLLPFDALRSRHFPAKRNFLRAHLTMFHKLPCEEVENIRACVRTEAAGHRPILAEVSAVRHLGAGTAFTITSPELMEIRSNLRAHLLPTLGPQDRQTWRPHITVQNGVPHTQADVLFEMLSEDFVPCQIRIIGIDIWQYLDGPWAPLESCLFSARS; translated from the coding sequence TTGAAGGCTCCGGTCATCATCACGGCGCGGATCGAGCAGGCAGACCTCCTTCCGTTCGACGCGCTTCGCAGCCGGCATTTCCCAGCCAAACGCAATTTTCTGCGCGCCCACCTCACGATGTTTCATAAATTACCCTGCGAAGAGGTTGAAAACATTCGTGCATGCGTTCGCACCGAGGCAGCCGGGCACCGGCCGATCCTGGCGGAAGTCAGTGCCGTCCGTCATCTCGGTGCGGGAACCGCTTTCACGATCACATCCCCGGAATTGATGGAAATTCGGTCAAATCTCCGGGCGCATCTTTTGCCGACGCTCGGCCCACAGGACCGTCAGACGTGGCGGCCGCACATCACCGTGCAGAACGGCGTGCCCCACACCCAGGCCGATGTGCTCTTCGAGATGCTGTCGGAGGACTTCGTTCCCTGCCAGATCAGGATCATCGGCATCGATATCTGGCAGTATCTCGACGGGCCATGGGCGCCGCTTGAATCGTGCCTGTTTTCTGCGCGCAGCTGA
- a CDS encoding cold-shock protein, which translates to MATGTVKFFNGEKGFGFITPENGGTDVFVHVSALQGGSLSEGQRVSYDVGQDRKTGKSKAENVRVL; encoded by the coding sequence ATGGCCACTGGCACAGTTAAGTTTTTCAATGGAGAAAAGGGTTTCGGGTTCATCACGCCTGAAAACGGAGGAACGGACGTGTTCGTACACGTATCCGCGCTTCAGGGCGGTTCGCTGAGCGAAGGCCAGCGCGTAAGCTACGACGTCGGCCAGGATCGCAAGACCGGCAAGTCGAAAGCCGAAAACGTTCGCGTTCTCTGA
- a CDS encoding alginate export family protein — protein MGNMRDGRRTTATLLAIGLGLVPAAASAQDPMLLIDEPGLEVRLHFQAGVNVVAEQNLFWNFADTFAPEANFDSDTRWLEGYLMPGISFTADAGDLLAIYGKLSFVASGTLGTDAFDAGGTGAITLEDGYLGLRSTAETGPFFDISLGPRPFKAGTGMLIANGGSSGFERGALKLGPRTAWEQTALLRFGQDDVTATAFFIDANELSDTDSGTKIAGGDLRYETDDGQYGGLTIGHVLESNSPYPRAADGGIGPPVIMPGARDGLSFVNAYGRTQPFDGAMAGFFIGGDLAYQWNPEIDLQAWGGRIQIGYVFEELSWAPTIAYSYQTFSGDDPSTSRVERFDPLYYEGNPNAWSTGTKSSMMFLNSNVNAHQLSLQVRPTEADTWTLRYAHIRANELNSPIQFGQGTRLDIIDGTPTPIAGVGDYHLADDVYLEYSRVINPNTFLTAGVSISIPGKGMDSLTKENSPNWLGGFVNVIVNF, from the coding sequence ATGGGAAATATGAGGGACGGTCGGCGGACGACCGCAACCCTACTGGCCATCGGTCTGGGGCTCGTGCCCGCTGCTGCAAGCGCCCAGGATCCGATGCTCCTGATCGACGAGCCTGGCCTGGAAGTGCGGCTACACTTTCAGGCGGGCGTCAATGTGGTGGCTGAGCAGAACCTGTTCTGGAACTTCGCCGATACCTTCGCACCGGAGGCCAATTTCGACAGCGATACGCGATGGCTCGAAGGGTATTTGATGCCCGGCATCAGCTTCACCGCGGATGCCGGCGACCTGCTGGCAATCTACGGAAAACTGTCCTTCGTCGCGTCGGGTACCCTTGGCACGGATGCCTTCGACGCGGGCGGCACAGGTGCCATCACGCTGGAAGACGGCTATCTCGGCCTGCGCTCCACGGCGGAAACCGGCCCTTTCTTCGATATTTCCCTCGGGCCGCGCCCGTTCAAGGCCGGAACAGGCATGCTCATCGCCAATGGCGGGTCGAGCGGCTTCGAACGCGGCGCCCTGAAGCTCGGGCCCCGCACGGCATGGGAACAGACGGCCCTCCTGCGGTTCGGCCAGGACGACGTGACCGCGACGGCCTTTTTCATCGACGCGAACGAACTCTCCGACACGGACAGCGGAACGAAGATCGCCGGAGGCGACCTGCGCTATGAGACGGACGATGGACAGTATGGCGGCCTCACGATCGGGCATGTCCTGGAATCCAACTCGCCCTATCCGCGGGCTGCGGACGGCGGTATCGGCCCGCCGGTGATCATGCCGGGTGCGCGCGACGGGTTGAGCTTCGTCAACGCCTATGGCCGGACCCAGCCCTTCGATGGGGCGATGGCGGGGTTTTTCATCGGGGGCGACCTCGCCTACCAGTGGAATCCTGAGATCGACCTGCAGGCATGGGGCGGCCGCATCCAGATCGGCTATGTATTCGAGGAACTGTCCTGGGCGCCGACGATCGCCTACAGCTACCAGACCTTCTCCGGCGACGATCCTTCGACCTCACGCGTGGAGCGCTTCGACCCCCTGTACTATGAAGGCAATCCCAATGCCTGGTCGACGGGCACAAAGTCGTCCATGATGTTCCTCAATTCGAACGTCAACGCGCACCAGCTCAGCCTGCAGGTGAGGCCGACGGAGGCCGACACCTGGACGCTGCGCTATGCGCATATCCGCGCCAATGAACTGAACAGCCCGATCCAGTTCGGCCAGGGCACGCGCCTCGACATCATCGACGGTACACCCACCCCGATCGCCGGCGTGGGCGATTACCACCTCGCGGACGACGTCTATCTCGAATATTCGCGCGTCATCAATCCCAACACCTTTCTGACGGCCGGCGTCAGCATTTCCATTCCCGGCAAGGGCATGGATTCCCTGACCAAGGAAAATTCGCCGAACTGGCTTGGAGGCTTCGTCAATGTCATCGTCAATTTCTAA
- a CDS encoding serine hydrolase: MSSSISKTLSVALAVALPVLALPHGASGQDAAPLSAEQSDPRTLGWMQGFPPSADKIIRFSDSDYFSFPKSRWTVCHFRQLMPTTNVSRGLGAPTMLERKIDPAIDGVTFRPTGADQDMTWLQSLSANYTDGIVVLHKGVLVYEHYSGCLTEAGQHGAMSVTKSLTGLLGEVLVAEGALDDKVKVATVVPELAQSAFGDATIRQVLDMTTGLRYSEDYADPNADVWIYSAAGNPLPKPEGYTGPRSYFDYLKTVVKQGEHGPAFGYKTINSDALGWIIARISGKSVADLLSERIWSKIGAEQDAYYTVDSTGTPFAGGGLNAGLRDMARIGQLLLDGGMAGGQRLIPQKAIDSIRAGGDKAAFEKGGYPALKGWSYRAMWWITHNANGAFMARGVHGQAIYIDPTAEMVIARFSSHPVAGNAANDPTSLPAYEAVARHLIEQPTTP; this comes from the coding sequence ATGTCATCGTCAATTTCTAAAACCCTGTCGGTCGCGCTCGCGGTCGCCCTGCCGGTTCTGGCATTGCCACACGGCGCCTCGGGCCAGGACGCCGCCCCGCTTTCGGCGGAGCAGTCAGACCCTCGCACCCTCGGCTGGATGCAGGGCTTTCCACCCTCGGCAGACAAGATCATCCGCTTTTCGGACAGCGACTATTTCAGCTTCCCGAAATCGCGCTGGACGGTCTGCCATTTCCGCCAGCTGATGCCGACGACCAATGTGAGCCGCGGCCTCGGCGCGCCGACGATGCTCGAACGGAAGATCGATCCCGCCATCGACGGCGTCACCTTCCGCCCGACCGGCGCCGACCAGGACATGACCTGGCTGCAATCGCTCTCGGCCAATTACACGGACGGCATCGTGGTGCTGCACAAGGGCGTGCTCGTCTATGAGCACTATTCCGGTTGCCTCACGGAGGCGGGGCAGCACGGCGCCATGTCGGTGACGAAATCGCTGACTGGCCTTCTCGGCGAAGTTCTGGTTGCCGAAGGCGCGCTCGACGACAAGGTCAAGGTCGCGACCGTCGTTCCCGAACTTGCGCAAAGCGCCTTCGGCGACGCGACGATACGGCAAGTGCTCGATATGACGACGGGCCTGCGCTACAGCGAGGATTATGCCGACCCCAATGCCGACGTGTGGATCTACTCGGCCGCCGGCAATCCCCTTCCCAAGCCCGAGGGTTACACCGGCCCCCGCAGCTATTTCGACTACCTGAAGACGGTGGTGAAGCAGGGCGAACACGGTCCGGCCTTCGGTTACAAGACGATCAACAGCGATGCGCTTGGCTGGATCATCGCACGCATCTCGGGAAAATCGGTGGCGGACCTGTTGTCGGAGCGGATCTGGAGCAAGATCGGCGCCGAGCAAGACGCCTACTACACAGTCGATTCCACCGGCACGCCCTTCGCAGGCGGCGGCCTGAACGCCGGCCTGCGCGACATGGCGCGCATCGGCCAGCTGCTGCTCGATGGCGGCATGGCAGGTGGCCAGCGCCTCATCCCGCAGAAGGCGATCGATAGCATCCGCGCCGGTGGCGACAAGGCGGCCTTCGAGAAGGGCGGCTACCCGGCGCTGAAGGGTTGGAGCTATCGCGCGATGTGGTGGATCACGCACAATGCAAACGGCGCCTTCATGGCGCGCGGCGTGCACGGCCAGGCGATCTACATCGACCCCACTGCCGAGATGGTCATCGCCCGCTTCTCCTCGCACCCCGTCGCCGGCAACGCCGCCAATGACCCGACATCGCTGCCGGCCTACGAGGCGGTGGCCCGCCACCTGATCGAGCAACCGACAACGCCGTGA
- a CDS encoding helix-turn-helix transcriptional regulator — protein sequence MAARSGAAGAYVDLWHSGLAEAVAALGEPAFPEALERSLRHLVSFEMMNGFAYAPGGKAFDLDNARIVGDRTTIVDHYLAGAYILDPFYDAVRSGRDGVLVMRRLAPDRFAETEYYRRHYRATGIVDEIGFILKLRHADAVLSLSRMGDARPFSNRDITRLESAAPLLKALAERHWRERFTLPGEDERAAPTISHPLLSKRELEIVTLILKGHSSYSIAATLGLSPNTVKVHRRQAYAKLTISSQAELFHLFLSRR from the coding sequence GTGGCGGCAAGATCCGGCGCAGCGGGCGCCTATGTCGACCTGTGGCATTCGGGCCTCGCCGAGGCCGTGGCGGCGCTCGGGGAACCTGCATTTCCCGAGGCGCTGGAGCGTTCGCTTCGTCATCTTGTCTCCTTCGAGATGATGAACGGCTTTGCCTATGCCCCGGGCGGCAAGGCCTTCGACCTCGACAATGCGCGCATTGTCGGCGACCGCACCACCATCGTCGACCACTATCTCGCCGGCGCCTATATCCTTGACCCGTTCTACGATGCGGTGCGCTCCGGGCGCGACGGCGTGCTGGTCATGCGGCGCCTGGCACCGGATCGTTTTGCCGAGACGGAGTATTACCGCCGCCACTACCGGGCGACGGGCATCGTCGACGAGATCGGCTTCATCCTGAAGCTGCGCCATGCCGATGCGGTGCTCTCGCTCTCGCGCATGGGAGATGCGAGGCCCTTTTCCAACCGGGACATCACCCGACTGGAAAGCGCGGCGCCTCTCCTCAAGGCACTGGCGGAACGCCATTGGCGTGAGCGCTTCACCCTGCCGGGGGAAGACGAACGGGCGGCGCCGACGATCAGCCATCCCCTGCTTTCCAAACGGGAGCTGGAGATCGTGACCCTCATTCTCAAGGGTCATTCGAGCTACTCCATCGCCGCCACGCTTGGCCTTTCGCCCAACACCGTCAAGGTCCACCGCCGCCAGGCCTATGCCAAGCTCACCATTTCCAGCCAGGCGGAACTGTTTCATCTCTTCCTCAGCCGGCGCTAG